A stretch of Desulfotalea psychrophila LSv54 DNA encodes these proteins:
- a CDS encoding nucleotide-binding domain-containing protein, translating into MTISEMFQDLLANLVTDNAGKISLKYGEITSSLNKKFRETDSKKENRLQVGSYGRWTGVKGISDLDMLYLMPKNKWDDYKNNKQSKLLLDTKDAIKARYPTTEVKVDRLVVQVLYRGFQVEVQPVFEQDDESFKYPDTYSGGSWKITKPRDEMTAMKDFVDQKSKNLRKLCKMARAWKNKHGVGMGGLLIDTLAHNFLKSTSDYDDKSFLFYDWMSRDFFKYLMEQPSQDHYKALGSGQNVKVKKKFQKKAKKAYELCLKAIEAGDGNSAHDKWKKVYGRPFPAKSKHVEEALKSARTWQDTEQFIEEKFPIDVRYDLELECEVTQHGYQKRFLTEMLAKNFPLLANKKLYFNISYINVPKPYSIKWKVLNRGVEAEKRNCICGQIVDDSGKKERRESTDFKGEHIVECYAIKNNVVVAKNRIYVPIK; encoded by the coding sequence ATGACAATTTCAGAAATGTTTCAGGATCTTCTTGCTAACTTAGTCACTGATAATGCTGGTAAAATTAGCTTGAAATATGGGGAAATTACTTCAAGCTTAAATAAAAAGTTCCGAGAGACTGATTCAAAGAAAGAAAATAGATTACAAGTCGGGTCTTATGGTCGATGGACGGGGGTTAAAGGAATTTCTGATCTTGACATGTTGTATCTTATGCCCAAGAATAAATGGGATGATTATAAAAATAACAAACAATCCAAATTGTTGTTGGATACAAAAGACGCGATTAAAGCTAGATATCCTACCACTGAAGTTAAGGTTGATCGGCTTGTTGTACAAGTTTTGTATAGAGGTTTTCAAGTAGAAGTACAGCCTGTATTTGAACAGGATGATGAAAGCTTTAAATATCCTGATACCTACAGCGGTGGAAGCTGGAAAATCACTAAACCACGTGATGAAATGACGGCGATGAAGGATTTTGTTGATCAGAAAAGCAAGAATCTTCGTAAGCTTTGTAAGATGGCAAGAGCCTGGAAAAACAAACATGGCGTCGGTATGGGTGGGCTTTTAATCGATACTTTGGCTCATAACTTCCTAAAATCAACATCGGATTATGATGACAAGAGTTTCCTGTTCTACGATTGGATGAGTAGAGACTTTTTTAAATATCTCATGGAGCAACCAAGTCAAGACCATTATAAGGCCCTTGGCAGTGGCCAGAATGTTAAAGTCAAGAAAAAATTCCAAAAGAAAGCCAAAAAAGCCTATGAGCTATGTTTAAAAGCTATTGAAGCTGGGGATGGAAATAGTGCTCATGACAAATGGAAAAAAGTTTATGGCCGTCCATTCCCTGCAAAATCAAAACATGTCGAAGAAGCTTTAAAATCTGCACGCACATGGCAGGATACCGAACAATTTATTGAAGAGAAGTTTCCAATTGATGTTCGATATGATTTAGAACTGGAATGCGAAGTAACACAACATGGCTATCAAAAGCGATTTCTTACTGAGATGCTAGCAAAAAATTTCCCTTTATTAGCTAATAAAAAACTATACTTTAATATATCTTATATAAATGTCCCTAAACCTTATTCCATTAAATGGAAAGTGCTTAATCGTGGAGTAGAAGCTGAAAAACGTAATTGTATATGTGGTCAAATTGTTGATGATAGCGGGAAAAAAGAACGAAGGGAGTCTACGGATTTTAAAGGCGAGCATATAGTTGAATGTTATGCTATTAAAAACAATGTAGTTGTTGCCAAAAATAGAATTTACGTACCAATCAAGTGA